One Candidatus Effluviviaceae Genus V sp. DNA window includes the following coding sequences:
- a CDS encoding helix-turn-helix domain-containing protein — protein sequence MPDRSHELDQLIHAPVRLRIMTTLAEAVEADFVHLREETGTTDGNLSRHLTKLEEAGYVRVRKGYEGRKPRTTVSMTKKGRRALLSYLSQLEAIVERARRAEREA from the coding sequence ATGCCTGATCGGAGTCACGAACTCGACCAGCTGATCCACGCGCCGGTCCGGCTCCGCATCATGACGACCCTCGCGGAGGCCGTTGAGGCCGACTTCGTGCATCTCCGCGAAGAGACGGGCACGACCGACGGGAACCTGAGCCGACATCTGACGAAGCTCGAGGAGGCGGGATACGTGCGGGTCCGGAAGGGATACGAAGGACGAAAACCGCGCACCACCGTCTCCATGACGAAGAAGGGACGTCGGGCGCTCCTCTCCTACCTGTCACAACTGGAGGCAATCGTGGAGCGCGCCAGGCGCGCAGAAAGGGAGGCGTGA
- a CDS encoding aldehyde dehydrogenase family protein produces the protein MKSEFKAILEANGLNDVESGAAYGPFLEKPTGPEIKSFTPIDGSEIGTIRCASGDDYEKIIERAQERFTTWRTMPAPQRGHIAREMGDALRDRKSELGALVTLEMGKIRAEGEGEVQEMIDIADFALGLSRQLYGLTMPSERPSHRMMEQWHPLGTIGIISAFNFPVAVWSWNAMLAAVCGDTMIWKPSSSTPLTAIAVQKIVNEVAKRHDIDGVFNLVVGRGSDVGEKLIQDHRVPLVSFTGSTTMGKRVGEVVGGRLGSTILELGGNNAIIIDETADMELALRAVLFGAVGTAGQRCTSTRRVILLDSVYDRFAESLVGAYKQVPIGNPLDENTIMGPVVNQMAVDAMMQALERLKEEGGTVIHGGSTVDVKGCEGGFYVEPVIAEAENHYEIVQEETFAPILYLIRASDMDEALAIHNDVPQGLSSAIFTHDFVNAERFLSPAGSDCGIANVNLGTSGAEIGGAFGGEKETGGGRESGSDAWKGYMRRQTNTINYGPDLPLAQGIELEL, from the coding sequence ATGAAGTCAGAGTTCAAGGCCATCCTCGAGGCCAACGGCCTGAACGACGTCGAGAGCGGGGCCGCGTACGGTCCGTTCCTTGAGAAGCCCACAGGACCCGAGATCAAGTCGTTCACTCCGATCGACGGCTCCGAGATCGGTACCATCAGGTGCGCCTCGGGCGACGACTACGAGAAGATCATCGAGCGCGCGCAGGAGCGATTCACGACGTGGCGCACCATGCCGGCGCCCCAGCGCGGCCACATCGCCCGCGAGATGGGCGACGCGCTCCGCGACAGGAAGAGCGAGCTCGGCGCGCTCGTGACCCTGGAGATGGGTAAGATCCGCGCGGAGGGTGAGGGCGAGGTCCAGGAGATGATCGATATCGCCGATTTCGCGCTCGGCCTCTCCCGCCAGCTCTACGGCCTCACGATGCCGTCCGAACGCCCGTCGCACCGGATGATGGAGCAGTGGCACCCCCTGGGCACCATCGGCATCATCTCGGCCTTCAACTTCCCGGTCGCGGTCTGGTCGTGGAACGCGATGCTCGCGGCCGTCTGCGGCGACACGATGATCTGGAAACCGTCGTCCTCGACGCCTCTGACGGCCATCGCCGTCCAGAAGATCGTCAACGAGGTGGCGAAGCGTCACGACATCGACGGCGTCTTCAACCTGGTCGTCGGCAGAGGCTCGGACGTCGGCGAGAAGCTCATCCAGGACCACCGAGTGCCGCTCGTCTCGTTCACGGGCTCGACGACCATGGGGAAGCGCGTCGGCGAGGTCGTCGGCGGCAGGCTCGGGAGCACCATTCTCGAACTCGGAGGCAACAACGCCATCATCATCGACGAGACGGCGGACATGGAGCTCGCGCTTCGCGCTGTGCTCTTCGGCGCGGTCGGCACGGCCGGACAGCGCTGCACCTCGACGCGCCGCGTCATCCTCCTCGACTCGGTCTACGACCGCTTCGCGGAGTCGCTCGTCGGCGCCTACAAGCAGGTCCCGATCGGAAACCCGCTCGACGAGAACACCATCATGGGGCCTGTCGTCAACCAGATGGCCGTCGACGCCATGATGCAGGCGCTCGAGCGGCTCAAAGAGGAGGGCGGCACGGTCATCCACGGCGGAAGCACGGTGGACGTGAAGGGCTGTGAAGGCGGCTTCTATGTCGAGCCGGTCATCGCCGAAGCCGAGAACCACTACGAGATCGTGCAGGAGGAGACGTTCGCCCCGATCCTCTACCTCATCCGCGCGAGCGACATGGACGAGGCTCTCGCGATCCACAACGACGTCCCGCAGGGACTCTCGAGCGCGATCTTCACGCACGACTTCGTGAACGCCGAGAGGTTCCTCTCCCCCGCCGGCTCCGACTGCGGCATCGCCAACGTCAACCTCGGCACCTCGGGCGCGGAGATCGGCGGCGCGTTCGGCGGCGAGAAGGAGACGGGCGGCGGCCGCGAGTCGGGATCCGACGCGTGGAAGGGCTACATGCGCCGTCAGACGAACACAATCAACTACGGCCCGGACCTTCCGCTGGCGCAGGGAATCGAGCTGGAGCTGTAG
- a CDS encoding hotdog fold thioesterase, protein MSGVDHIEDLGMVPVGFVDGEYVVELELEERHLNIGGIAHGGIYCSLLDTAMARSFIKSVSDEGLPAVTLEMKVNFLGAASEGTLKALGRVVARTRRTVLVEGRVEDGKGRMLARGSATMMVTDGSG, encoded by the coding sequence ATGAGCGGCGTCGACCACATCGAGGACCTCGGGATGGTTCCGGTGGGGTTCGTCGACGGTGAGTACGTCGTCGAGCTCGAACTTGAGGAGCGCCATCTCAACATCGGAGGCATCGCGCACGGCGGCATCTACTGCAGCCTGCTGGATACCGCTATGGCCCGGTCGTTCATCAAATCGGTGTCGGACGAGGGCCTTCCCGCGGTGACTCTTGAGATGAAGGTGAACTTCCTCGGGGCGGCCAGCGAGGGCACCCTGAAGGCCCTCGGGAGGGTGGTCGCCCGGACGCGGCGCACCGTGCTCGTCGAGGGGCGCGTCGAGGACGGGAAGGGGCGGATGCTCGCCCGCGGCTCCGCCACGATGATGGTCACGGACGGCTCGGGCTGA